One Faecalicatena sp. Marseille-Q4148 DNA window includes the following coding sequences:
- a CDS encoding glycosyltransferase family 2 protein — translation MSQEVRVEVLMSVMHQDGFDIAYKTSIDSDVLIINQCDKEDYQEIVVNGHLWRMISTTERGLSKSRNMALKNAKGDICLFCDDDELMAKEYTDILINAFSELTDATGIVFNLNRINNKIKKSYYQITEVKEAPLHRAYGSPMLAIKTKAIKDTNINFNEKFGSGTQWGGGEDSLFEHDVRKKGMKIYEYPAEIATVDYSNESKWFHGYTAHYFYNLGGYQQYLYKNNFVLKFLWRIYNCYKLRKEKELSSMQKLYWMCQGGKGIKKDVTYTEFLARQKK, via the coding sequence ATGTCACAAGAAGTAAGAGTGGAAGTTCTTATGTCCGTAATGCATCAAGACGGATTTGATATTGCATATAAAACAAGTATAGATAGTGATGTGTTAATTATTAATCAGTGCGATAAAGAGGATTATCAAGAGATAGTTGTAAATGGACATCTTTGGAGAATGATCTCTACAACTGAAAGAGGTCTTTCAAAAAGTAGAAATATGGCATTGAAAAATGCGAAAGGTGATATATGTTTATTTTGCGATGATGATGAACTAATGGCAAAAGAATACACAGATATTCTTATAAATGCATTTTCAGAGTTGACGGATGCGACAGGAATAGTTTTCAATTTAAATAGAATTAATAATAAGATTAAAAAATCCTATTATCAAATTACGGAGGTGAAAGAAGCTCCCTTGCATAGGGCATATGGCTCCCCAATGTTAGCTATAAAAACAAAGGCAATAAAAGATACTAATATTAATTTTAATGAAAAGTTTGGTTCTGGCACTCAGTGGGGAGGAGGCGAAGATTCGCTCTTTGAGCATGATGTCAGAAAAAAAGGAATGAAAATTTATGAATATCCTGCGGAAATTGCAACAGTAGATTATAGTAACGAATCTAAATGGTTTCATGGTTATACCGCACATTATTTCTACAATTTGGGTGGATATCAACAATATTTATATAAAAATAATTTTGTATTGAAATTTTTGTGGAGAATTTATAACTGTTATAAACTTAGAAAAGAAAAAGAATTAAGTTCGATGCAGAAATTGTATTGGATGTGTCAAGGTGGAAAGGGAATAAAAAAAGATGTCACGTATACAGAATTTTTGGCTAGACAAAAGAAATAG
- a CDS encoding polysaccharide pyruvyl transferase family protein, with the protein MEKIAVVNRTNLKNYGSVLQCYALCEAIKKMGYESEIIWEQGNVAKNYDFRPQKIFLTAMKMIFHPSLIAGVVKSMKEVKTKSLTEVTVKKFDAFVENHITQKLYSNKELSQIAKRDEYSKFVCGSDQVWCSTTMYVDPLMYLRFAPKDKRIAYAPSIGRNYIPNYNRAKMKKYISEIPYVSIREDDGQRLVKELTGREVPVVLDPTLLLGKKVWKELAYSDIKTKGKYVVLYFLDEASEGNQKRIVEFLNQQGLDSYSIGVKMSYVEKYASVNSSDCGPNDFLNLIQNAEVVITDSYHGMLFSMIFERDFWAIKREYQQYDQSSRQITILKRLGLEERYVNDCSNITKENINYVWVNKILQKMREASIDYLRTALEG; encoded by the coding sequence ATGGAGAAAATAGCTGTAGTCAATAGAACAAATTTAAAAAATTATGGTTCCGTTTTACAATGCTATGCGTTATGCGAGGCTATTAAAAAAATGGGATATGAGTCAGAAATAATATGGGAACAAGGAAATGTAGCAAAAAATTATGACTTTCGACCGCAAAAGATTTTTCTGACAGCAATGAAAATGATATTTCATCCATCGCTGATTGCAGGTGTTGTGAAAAGTATGAAAGAAGTGAAAACAAAGTCGCTTACTGAAGTTACAGTTAAAAAATTTGATGCTTTTGTAGAAAATCATATTACACAAAAACTTTATTCGAATAAAGAGCTTTCTCAAATAGCAAAAAGGGATGAATATTCAAAATTTGTATGTGGAAGTGATCAAGTGTGGTGTTCTACAACAATGTATGTTGATCCTTTGATGTATCTAAGATTTGCGCCAAAGGACAAAAGAATTGCATATGCACCTAGTATTGGAAGGAACTATATTCCGAATTATAATCGTGCAAAAATGAAAAAATATATTTCTGAAATTCCGTACGTATCTATTAGAGAAGATGATGGACAGCGTTTAGTAAAAGAGTTGACGGGGAGAGAAGTTCCGGTAGTTTTAGATCCAACGCTTCTCTTGGGGAAAAAAGTATGGAAAGAGCTTGCATATTCTGACATAAAAACAAAAGGAAAATATGTGGTGCTGTATTTCCTTGATGAAGCTTCTGAAGGGAATCAAAAAAGAATTGTAGAATTTTTAAATCAACAAGGTTTAGATAGTTATTCTATAGGTGTGAAAATGTCGTATGTTGAGAAATATGCAAGTGTGAATAGCTCAGATTGTGGTCCTAATGACTTCCTTAATTTGATTCAAAATGCAGAGGTTGTTATTACGGATTCTTATCATGGAATGTTGTTTTCTATGATTTTTGAACGAGATTTTTGGGCAATAAAAAGAGAGTACCAACAGTATGATCAGTCTTCTAGGCAAATAACGATTTTAAAACGTTTAGGTTTAGAAGAAAGATATGTGAACGATTGTAGTAACATTACAAAAGAAAACATAAATTATGTTTGGGTAAACAAGATATTACAGAAAATGCGTGAAGCATCTATAGACTATTTGAGAACTGCATTGGAAGGTTAA
- a CDS encoding sugar transferase: MKIDKSKLKKIVVCVATAIGTAFVGLILLAKIKRKSSTYETEQKEKNPMEGKQVVFVQNDDDKENADGVRGHLEAVGGSQRKQGIYDKYVKRMIDIMLSFGGLIVLSPVFAVIALAIVIEDPGPVLFSQKRIGKNKQFFKLHKFRSMKVSTPRDVPTHMLENPDQYITKVGKFIRAHSLDELPQIWDIFVGNMSVIGPRPALWNQDVLIAERDKYGANDVKPGLTGWAQINGRDELEIPVKAKLDGEYVEKESLLFDVKCFLGTVGKVAKDDSVVEGGTGEMAKVGRQYMNGKTDKEIIGNIGFGEAVIVNRDKKIRVLITGANSYIGDSFCSYASTKYPKIEIDTLDMIDGSWREKKFSEYDIVYHVAGIAHADVGNVDESTKAKYYEINTDLAVEVCKKAKIDGVKEFIFMSSMIVYGDSVPYGKHKVVGEHTVPVAANFYGDSKLQADVAVRNLADDKFKVIVLRPPMIYGKNSKGNYPVLAKLAKKMPVFPDVDNERSMLHIDNLCEFLCQIMLIENVNQNATVLIPQNAEWTKTSEMVKEIARTSGKKIRLIRVMKMIVIVGSKVPGKIGELVNKAFGNSVYEHNMSRYDGIEYQQVSLAESIARTEGSRGFSDKEEPIEKCHDKPRALMLASVASMIDQFNMENIRILLRLGYEVDVIANFEKPGNISRKKSIELKKILQNSGIGVYNVEIPRSISCIKDILISYKKIQNICFEKKYDMIHCHSPIGGVLARLAAKKIRGDGCKVIYTAHGFHFYEGGSKKSWMVFYPIEKICSHFTDVLITINEEDYKIAERKFKAGKVVKIPGVGINTEKFKKFMGVNEIIEKRKEIGVSKDAIMILSVGELNTNKNHQLIIRAIAGLDNKKIHYVIVGVGSKRGELEKLAEELEVNNRVHFLGYRKDIVELNNCADLFAFPSIREGLGMASLEALSCEVPVVGMNTRGIKEYVIEGVTGYLFENDVNDCKRAIVLAIKMLKNKDLVGKKCREISLKYSIDKTNGIMLEVYRKIINNSK; the protein is encoded by the coding sequence TAATACTATTGGCAAAAATTAAAAGAAAATCATCTACTTATGAAACAGAGCAAAAAGAAAAAAATCCAATGGAAGGGAAACAGGTTGTTTTTGTTCAAAATGATGATGATAAAGAAAATGCAGATGGTGTAAGAGGTCACCTTGAAGCAGTTGGAGGTTCTCAACGTAAACAAGGAATTTATGATAAATATGTAAAACGCATGATTGACATTATGTTATCATTTGGCGGTTTGATTGTATTATCTCCGGTATTCGCAGTGATTGCTCTTGCGATTGTCATTGAAGATCCGGGTCCAGTGTTGTTCTCGCAAAAGAGAATAGGAAAAAACAAGCAGTTTTTTAAGCTACATAAATTCCGTTCTATGAAAGTATCAACACCGAGAGATGTCCCAACACATATGTTAGAGAATCCAGACCAGTACATTACAAAGGTTGGAAAGTTTATTCGTGCACATAGTTTGGACGAATTGCCACAGATTTGGGATATCTTTGTAGGAAATATGAGTGTGATTGGACCACGTCCAGCATTATGGAATCAAGATGTATTAATAGCGGAACGAGACAAATATGGTGCGAATGATGTGAAGCCAGGATTAACAGGATGGGCGCAGATTAATGGACGCGATGAACTGGAGATTCCGGTAAAAGCGAAATTAGATGGAGAATATGTAGAAAAGGAAAGCCTTTTATTTGATGTAAAGTGTTTCTTAGGGACTGTTGGAAAAGTTGCAAAAGATGATAGTGTAGTCGAAGGCGGAACTGGAGAGATGGCAAAAGTTGGCCGGCAGTATATGAACGGAAAAACAGATAAAGAAATAATAGGAAATATTGGATTTGGCGAGGCAGTAATTGTAAACAGAGATAAAAAAATAAGAGTTTTAATTACTGGAGCAAATTCATATATTGGAGATTCTTTTTGCTCATATGCATCAACAAAATATCCTAAGATTGAAATTGATACATTGGATATGATTGATGGTTCATGGAGAGAGAAAAAATTTTCTGAATATGATATTGTTTATCATGTGGCTGGTATCGCTCATGCAGATGTTGGAAATGTAGATGAGTCAACAAAAGCAAAATATTATGAAATAAATACCGATTTGGCAGTTGAAGTTTGTAAGAAGGCAAAAATAGATGGTGTGAAAGAATTCATTTTTATGTCTTCTATGATTGTTTATGGAGACTCTGTGCCTTATGGGAAACATAAAGTTGTAGGGGAACACACAGTTCCTGTTGCTGCTAATTTTTATGGTGATTCGAAACTCCAAGCTGATGTTGCGGTCAGAAATTTAGCAGATGACAAATTTAAGGTGATTGTCCTGCGTCCTCCAATGATTTATGGAAAAAATAGCAAAGGAAATTATCCGGTTTTGGCAAAATTAGCAAAAAAAATGCCAGTGTTTCCAGATGTGGACAATGAAAGATCGATGCTACATATTGATAATTTGTGCGAATTCTTATGCCAAATTATGTTGATTGAAAACGTAAATCAAAATGCAACAGTTTTGATTCCGCAAAATGCAGAGTGGACAAAGACAAGTGAAATGGTAAAAGAAATTGCTAGAACTAGTGGTAAAAAGATCAGACTAATTCGTGTAATGAAGATGATTGTTATTGTTGGAAGTAAAGTTCCAGGGAAAATAGGAGAGCTAGTGAACAAAGCATTTGGAAATTCTGTATATGAACATAATATGAGTAGATATGATGGAATAGAATATCAACAGGTGTCATTGGCAGAATCTATTGCTCGTACGGAAGGAAGCAGAGGGTTTTCAGATAAAGAGGAGCCCATAGAAAAGTGTCATGATAAACCAAGAGCACTGATGTTGGCATCAGTGGCATCGATGATAGACCAGTTTAATATGGAGAATATTCGTATTTTATTAAGACTTGGTTATGAGGTTGATGTTATTGCTAATTTTGAAAAACCTGGTAATATTAGTAGAAAAAAATCTATTGAGTTAAAAAAAATATTACAGAACAGTGGTATTGGTGTGTATAATGTTGAAATTCCTAGATCAATAAGCTGCATAAAAGATATTTTGATTTCTTATAAGAAAATTCAAAATATTTGTTTTGAAAAAAAATATGATATGATTCATTGTCATTCCCCTATAGGAGGCGTATTGGCGCGTTTGGCAGCCAAAAAGATTAGAGGGGATGGTTGTAAGGTTATATATACGGCTCATGGATTTCACTTTTATGAGGGTGGAAGTAAGAAAAGTTGGATGGTATTTTATCCAATTGAAAAGATATGTTCCCACTTTACAGATGTACTTATTACAATTAATGAAGAAGATTATAAAATAGCAGAAAGAAAATTTAAGGCAGGAAAAGTTGTGAAAATACCAGGGGTGGGAATTAATACAGAGAAATTTAAGAAGTTTATGGGTGTTAACGAGATTATTGAAAAACGAAAAGAGATTGGGGTTTCCAAAGATGCAATTATGATTCTTTCTGTTGGAGAATTGAATACTAATAAAAATCATCAGTTGATAATAAGAGCTATAGCAGGCTTAGATAATAAAAAAATTCATTACGTAATTGTAGGTGTTGGATCCAAGAGAGGTGAGTTAGAAAAATTGGCAGAGGAATTGGAGGTAAACAATAGAGTTCATTTTTTGGGGTATAGGAAAGATATAGTAGAACTTAATAATTGTGCAGATTTATTTGCATTTCCGTCTATTCGAGAGGGACTAGGAATGGCTTCATTAGAAGCATTATCTTGTGAAGTTCCAGTGGTTGGTATGAATACAAGAGGTATAAAAGAGTATGTTATAGAAGGCGTAACAGGTTATTTATTTGAAAATGATGTTAACGATTGTAAAAGAGCAATAGTTCTTGCGATAAAGATGTTGAAAAATAAAGACTTAGTTGGTAAAAAATGTAGAGAAATATCATTAAAATATTCGATAGATAAAACTAATGGAATTATGCTTGAGGTGTATCGAAAAATTATCAATAATAGTAAGTAG